Proteins encoded by one window of Thermobaculum terrenum ATCC BAA-798:
- the atpD gene encoding F0F1 ATP synthase subunit beta, with product MAVQAKAKGRIVQITGPVVDVEFPDGNLPEILNAVRVEREDGEPVVLEVQAHLGNDWVRCVSMRSTDGLYRGMEAIDTGEPIAVPVGPATLGRIFDVLGQPVDEKGPVNADERWPIHRPAPEFEEQSTEAEVFETGLKVIDLIAPFTRGGKTGVFGGAGVGKTVIIMELINNVAKQHSGVSVFAGVGERTREGTQLYEEMTESGVLGSTVLVFGQMNEPPGARLRVGLTGLTMAEYFRDVEGRDVLLFMDNIFRFVQAGSEVSALLGRMPSAVGYQPTLATEMGQLQERITSTKRGAITSVQAVYVPADDYTDPAPATTFAHLDATIALERSIAERGIYPAVDPLASTSRILDPRIVGEEHYEVARGVQRVLQRYKDLQDIIAILGVEELSDEDKLIVARARKIERFLSQPMFVAEQFTGRPGQYVRREDTVRGFKEILEGKYDDLPEQAFYMVGTIEQAVEQAERMARES from the coding sequence ATGGCAGTGCAAGCAAAAGCTAAAGGTAGGATAGTACAGATAACAGGTCCCGTGGTAGATGTGGAGTTTCCCGACGGCAATTTGCCCGAGATACTTAACGCCGTCCGAGTCGAGAGAGAAGATGGTGAGCCAGTAGTTCTAGAAGTGCAGGCGCACCTTGGGAACGACTGGGTAAGGTGTGTTTCCATGCGCAGCACAGATGGCCTCTACAGAGGCATGGAAGCTATTGATACGGGTGAGCCCATAGCTGTTCCCGTTGGCCCTGCTACCTTGGGCAGGATCTTCGATGTTCTTGGTCAACCGGTAGACGAGAAAGGGCCAGTCAATGCTGACGAGAGATGGCCTATCCACAGACCAGCTCCAGAATTCGAGGAGCAATCAACCGAGGCAGAAGTATTCGAGACTGGCCTTAAGGTCATAGACCTGATAGCACCTTTCACTAGAGGTGGCAAGACCGGTGTGTTCGGTGGAGCCGGTGTGGGCAAGACGGTTATCATCATGGAGCTCATCAACAATGTTGCCAAGCAGCACTCAGGAGTATCAGTCTTCGCTGGTGTTGGTGAGCGTACTAGGGAAGGTACTCAGCTTTACGAGGAGATGACTGAGTCTGGAGTGCTTGGCTCTACAGTGCTTGTCTTTGGGCAGATGAATGAGCCGCCTGGAGCCAGATTAAGAGTAGGACTTACAGGGCTAACCATGGCTGAGTACTTCCGAGATGTTGAGGGCAGGGACGTACTTCTGTTCATGGATAACATCTTCCGCTTCGTGCAAGCAGGATCCGAGGTGTCAGCATTGTTGGGTAGAATGCCCTCGGCAGTAGGTTATCAGCCAACACTAGCCACGGAGATGGGCCAGCTTCAGGAGCGAATTACATCTACCAAGAGAGGAGCTATCACCAGTGTGCAGGCTGTGTACGTGCCTGCAGACGACTACACAGATCCTGCTCCCGCAACGACCTTCGCGCATTTGGACGCAACCATCGCTCTTGAAAGATCTATCGCGGAGCGTGGTATATATCCAGCCGTGGACCCGCTGGCCTCTACTAGCCGTATCCTTGATCCTCGTATCGTGGGCGAGGAGCACTATGAAGTAGCAAGAGGTGTGCAGAGGGTTCTCCAGCGCTATAAGGACCTTCAAGATATCATCGCCATTCTAGGCGTAGAGGAGCTCTCTGATGAGGATAAGCTGATAGTCGCGAGAGCACGTAAGATCGAGAGGTTCCTCTCCCAGCCGATGTTCGTTGCTGAACAGTTCACCGGCCGTCCTGGTCAATACGTGAGGCGAGAAGATACCGTTAGAGGCTTCAAGGAGATTCTGGAAGGTAAGTATGACGATCTTCCTGAGCAAGCATTCTACATGGTAGGTACCATTGAGCAAGCCGTAGAACAGGCCGAGAGGATGGCAAGAGAGTCCTAA
- the gatA gene encoding Asp-tRNA(Asn)/Glu-tRNA(Gln) amidotransferase subunit GatA — MKHRDNRDLVDLSIRELRKLLDNKHVSSVELTEAYLRRIEQVDPQIRSYLTVTADLALQQAQEADKKLASGEKSPLLGIPMALKDIISTKGIKTTCGSKMLENYIPPYDATVYEKLCAAGCVLLGKLNMDEFAMGSSTENSAYGPTKNPWDLTTVPGGSSGGSASAVAAGEAAFTLGSDTGGSVRQPAALCGVVGLKPTYGRVSRYGLVAFASSLDQIGPITRTVEDLADVLQVIAGYDPKDSTSVPIDVPQYGDALSEDIRGIRIGVPKEYFVEGMEPGVERAVREAIDKLGSLGAKIVDISLPSTDYALATYYIIAPAEASSNLSRYTGVEYGHRAPDAEDIIDMYMKTREEGFGPEVKRRIMLGTYVLSAGYYDAYYLKAQKVRTIIKSEFDAAFKECDVIATPTSPTVAFKLGSKLQDPLSMYLSDLFTIPANMAGIPGLSIPCGFSDDLPVGLQLLGKAFDESTLLKVGYAYQQSTEWHLKRPQILAYL, encoded by the coding sequence ATGAAACATAGAGATAATAGAGATTTGGTAGATCTGAGTATTAGAGAACTTAGAAAGCTTCTTGATAATAAGCATGTAAGCTCTGTAGAACTTACAGAAGCTTACCTTAGAAGAATAGAACAAGTTGATCCTCAGATCAGATCTTACCTAACTGTTACTGCGGACTTAGCTCTTCAGCAAGCCCAAGAGGCAGATAAAAAGCTGGCTTCTGGGGAGAAATCCCCTCTGCTAGGTATCCCCATGGCCCTAAAGGACATAATATCTACAAAGGGCATAAAGACCACTTGTGGTTCTAAGATGCTTGAGAACTATATACCCCCATATGATGCCACAGTTTACGAAAAGCTATGCGCAGCTGGCTGTGTGCTATTGGGCAAGCTGAATATGGATGAGTTCGCCATGGGGAGCAGTACTGAGAACTCTGCTTATGGCCCTACAAAAAATCCTTGGGATCTTACAACTGTTCCCGGCGGTAGCAGTGGAGGTTCTGCCTCGGCGGTTGCAGCAGGCGAGGCAGCTTTTACTCTAGGTTCAGATACAGGTGGAAGTGTCAGGCAACCAGCTGCATTGTGTGGTGTAGTGGGACTTAAACCTACGTATGGTAGGGTGTCTCGCTATGGTCTTGTGGCTTTTGCCAGCTCTCTTGATCAGATAGGTCCTATCACAAGGACGGTAGAAGATCTGGCCGATGTGTTACAGGTTATAGCTGGTTATGATCCCAAAGATTCTACTAGTGTTCCAATAGATGTTCCTCAGTATGGGGATGCATTGAGTGAGGATATTAGAGGTATAAGAATCGGAGTTCCGAAAGAATACTTTGTTGAAGGCATGGAGCCTGGAGTAGAAAGGGCTGTAAGAGAGGCCATAGATAAGCTTGGATCATTAGGAGCTAAAATAGTAGATATATCTCTACCTAGCACTGATTACGCTCTAGCTACGTATTACATCATTGCCCCTGCCGAAGCATCGTCGAACTTGAGCAGATATACAGGGGTGGAGTATGGTCATAGGGCTCCTGATGCTGAAGACATAATCGATATGTATATGAAGACTAGAGAGGAAGGCTTCGGCCCTGAGGTTAAGAGGCGTATCATGCTTGGTACTTATGTGCTGTCCGCTGGTTACTATGATGCCTATTACCTCAAAGCTCAGAAGGTTCGAACTATTATCAAATCAGAGTTTGATGCGGCATTCAAGGAGTGTGATGTTATAGCAACTCCTACAAGCCCTACAGTAGCCTTCAAGCTTGGATCCAAGTTACAGGACCCATTATCCATGTACCTATCTGACCTGTTTACGATTCCTGCTAACATGGCTGGAATACCAGGCTTAAGCATCCCTTGTGGGTTTAGTGATGATCTACCAGTGGGACTCCAGCTTCTTGGTAAGGCTTTTGATGAATCTACACTACTGAAAGTGGGTTATGCCTACCAACAGAGCACCGAGTGGCACTTGAAGCGTCCGCAGATCCTGGCTTACTTATAG
- a CDS encoding F0F1 ATP synthase subunit epsilon, with translation MPLHLEVVTAERVVFSDDVDMVVATGLEGALGILPKHAPLMAVLDVGPLKYRKGNQEDEIAIGGGFMEVLNDRVTVLADTAERSEEIDIARAEEAQQRAQRLLAERPSAETRAAMDLALRRAQVRLKVARRRRRTGQPIP, from the coding sequence ATGCCGCTGCATCTAGAAGTGGTAACTGCAGAAAGAGTAGTTTTCTCCGATGATGTGGATATGGTGGTGGCCACCGGGTTGGAAGGCGCTTTAGGTATATTGCCTAAGCATGCCCCGCTAATGGCTGTACTGGATGTGGGGCCCCTCAAGTACAGAAAGGGCAATCAGGAAGATGAGATAGCTATAGGCGGGGGCTTCATGGAAGTACTCAACGATCGCGTCACAGTGTTGGCTGATACCGCCGAACGCTCAGAGGAGATAGATATCGCTAGGGCTGAGGAGGCTCAGCAGCGGGCGCAAAGGCTTTTGGCAGAGAGACCCTCGGCTGAAACTAGAGCGGCTATGGATCTGGCCCTGCGTAGAGCGCAAGTTCGTCTAAAAGTGGCCAGAAGACGCCGTAGAACTGGTCAACCTATACCCTAA
- a CDS encoding rod shape-determining protein, translated as MVFSKRIGIDLGTANVLVYVKGRGIVIKEPSVVAVSTKDGSIKAVGAEARDMLGRTPETIEVVRPMKDGVIADYVITEEMLRHFIGKAAGRFSLGGPEVMVCVPGGVTTVEMRAVRDAALNAGAKHAWLIREPLAAALGAGIPVSAPSGNMVIDIGGGTTEVAVISLNGIVVGNSVRLGGNHIDEEIMNYMKRSYGLIIGDRTAEEIKIEIGSAVPLPEEEKKTMNVKGRDQVTGLPRTVTVTSDEITEAIAEPLDSIVNAVLVVLEETPPELMSDIIDKGMVLAGGGALLRGMDKLLAERTGIPCCIAENPLDCVAIGTGMALEHLDVLRDSLIED; from the coding sequence TTGGTATTCTCAAAGCGCATAGGGATAGACTTGGGAACGGCTAACGTGCTGGTTTACGTCAAGGGTAGAGGCATAGTTATCAAGGAGCCTTCTGTAGTTGCCGTGAGTACTAAAGATGGCTCCATAAAGGCAGTTGGGGCCGAAGCAAGAGATATGCTCGGTAGAACGCCAGAAACCATAGAAGTTGTGCGGCCTATGAAAGATGGCGTGATAGCTGATTACGTCATTACCGAGGAGATGCTTAGACACTTCATAGGTAAGGCTGCAGGTAGGTTCTCTCTTGGCGGTCCAGAAGTAATGGTGTGTGTGCCTGGGGGGGTCACTACAGTTGAGATGCGTGCGGTCAGGGATGCTGCCCTAAATGCTGGGGCCAAACACGCCTGGCTTATCAGGGAGCCTTTAGCTGCAGCCTTGGGCGCAGGTATCCCAGTATCTGCCCCTAGTGGCAATATGGTTATAGACATAGGTGGGGGCACTACCGAAGTTGCGGTTATCTCTCTCAATGGAATAGTGGTAGGTAACTCTGTGCGCCTTGGGGGCAATCATATAGATGAAGAGATTATGAACTATATGAAGCGCAGCTACGGCCTTATAATTGGTGATCGTACTGCAGAGGAGATCAAGATTGAGATCGGAAGCGCGGTGCCTCTCCCAGAAGAAGAAAAGAAGACTATGAATGTCAAAGGAAGGGATCAGGTTACTGGCCTACCAAGAACGGTAACTGTGACCTCAGATGAGATAACGGAGGCCATAGCTGAGCCCTTGGATAGTATAGTCAATGCTGTCTTAGTCGTCCTCGAGGAGACTCCGCCAGAATTAATGTCGGACATAATTGACAAAGGGATGGTGCTGGCTGGCGGAGGTGCGTTGCTAAGAGGTATGGATAAGCTTCTGGCTGAAAGAACCGGGATTCCTTGCTGCATAGCTGAGAATCCTCTGGATTGCGTTGCTATTGGAACTGGTATGGCCCTTGAGCATTTGGATGTGCTCCGTGATAGCTTGATAGAAGACTAA
- the plsX gene encoding phosphate acyltransferase PlsX, producing MRVAVDAMGGDKAPDEIVEGALRASNELGIDITLVGKEDVIAPLLSSKPSQRHIEIIHTPEIIAMDEHPATAVRKKKDSSIVRGLELLKEGKADAFVSAGNSGAVMAASLFVLGRCTGIDRPAIGTIIPGKEGPVLLIDAGANVDPEPVHLLQFAFMGSIYAREVMRIGNPKVGLLSNGEEETKGNKLTLQAHKLLKGSNLNFQGNVEGRDVTKGTVHVIVTDGFTGNVVLKTVEGVAEDLVSIIREEITSGILNKVGALILQGAFRKVAQKLDYAEYGGAPLLGVRGNVFIAHGRSNAKAIKNAIRLAHEAASHRIPKLISDNNIIVTGKEMFQQDL from the coding sequence TTGCGAGTAGCTGTCGATGCTATGGGAGGCGATAAGGCCCCGGACGAGATAGTCGAGGGAGCTCTAAGAGCGTCAAATGAGCTAGGGATAGATATTACCTTGGTAGGGAAAGAAGACGTAATAGCGCCACTACTGAGCAGTAAGCCTTCCCAAAGACATATAGAGATCATACATACACCTGAGATCATAGCTATGGACGAACACCCCGCAACGGCGGTGAGGAAGAAAAAGGACTCAAGCATCGTTCGGGGGTTGGAGCTGCTCAAAGAAGGTAAGGCTGATGCTTTTGTTTCAGCTGGCAATTCTGGGGCTGTGATGGCTGCTTCCCTATTCGTGCTTGGGAGATGTACGGGCATAGACCGCCCTGCTATCGGGACGATAATACCCGGGAAAGAAGGCCCGGTGCTGCTCATAGATGCGGGGGCAAACGTAGATCCTGAGCCTGTACACCTTCTACAATTTGCGTTCATGGGAAGTATCTATGCTAGAGAAGTTATGAGGATTGGTAACCCTAAGGTAGGATTACTGAGTAATGGAGAAGAGGAAACTAAAGGCAACAAACTAACTTTACAGGCTCACAAGTTACTCAAAGGATCTAACCTAAATTTTCAAGGTAATGTAGAAGGTAGAGACGTCACAAAAGGAACTGTGCATGTCATAGTGACTGATGGCTTTACGGGGAACGTGGTCCTGAAAACTGTAGAGGGTGTCGCTGAGGACCTGGTTAGTATTATAAGAGAAGAGATAACATCCGGCATACTGAACAAGGTGGGTGCATTAATACTTCAGGGAGCCTTTAGAAAGGTAGCCCAAAAGCTCGATTACGCAGAGTATGGCGGCGCCCCATTACTTGGAGTCAGAGGGAACGTCTTTATAGCCCATGGGCGTTCTAACGCTAAAGCAATAAAAAATGCTATCAGGCTGGCACATGAAGCAGCTTCCCATAGGATACCCAAGTTGATAAGTGACAACAATATAATAGTTACGGGTAAGGAGATGTTCCAACAGGATTTGTGA
- a CDS encoding gamma-glutamyl-gamma-aminobutyrate hydrolase family protein, whose translation MSAVIGIALSLDTGKNKIARFYGGLQYFRAIRSAGGVPVGLPLLDEHTLRQAYDRMDGILLMGGGDVAPQRYGEKPIPELGDVEEYRDELELALIRWAREDNKPLLAICRGIQILNVAYGGTLYQDIDAQNPTGLDHRLSTKTGKRSYIAHKMSIQEGTRLYRSILEKEIPVNSMHHQAIKDVGKGLAVTGWSEDGIIEAVEDESNSWIVGIQCHPEELWEEHLWAKRLFESFIREASFQANRRNPDRTIGALVKD comes from the coding sequence ATGTCAGCAGTAATCGGAATAGCACTGTCTCTGGATACGGGCAAGAACAAGATCGCAAGATTTTATGGAGGGCTTCAATACTTTAGGGCAATCAGATCGGCAGGAGGCGTGCCAGTAGGATTACCATTGTTGGATGAGCATACACTACGTCAAGCATACGACAGGATGGATGGGATACTCCTTATGGGGGGAGGGGATGTAGCTCCTCAGAGATACGGTGAAAAGCCTATCCCAGAGTTAGGAGATGTAGAAGAGTACCGAGATGAGCTTGAGCTAGCACTCATAAGGTGGGCACGAGAGGACAATAAACCTCTGCTAGCTATATGCCGTGGCATACAGATCTTGAATGTAGCATATGGTGGAACTCTCTACCAGGATATAGATGCTCAAAATCCTACAGGCTTAGATCACAGGCTATCAACCAAGACAGGGAAAAGAAGTTACATCGCCCACAAAATGTCGATACAAGAAGGTACAAGGCTTTATAGAAGCATCTTAGAGAAAGAGATTCCAGTAAATTCCATGCATCATCAAGCTATAAAAGATGTGGGCAAAGGACTGGCTGTCACGGGCTGGAGCGAGGATGGGATAATAGAGGCCGTTGAGGATGAGAGCAACTCTTGGATAGTGGGTATACAATGTCATCCTGAAGAGCTATGGGAGGAACACCTGTGGGCAAAGCGCCTGTTTGAGTCCTTCATCAGAGAAGCTAGCTTCCAAGCTAATAGGCGCAACCCTGACAGAACAATTGGAGCGTTAGTCAAGGATTAG
- the eno gene encoding phosphopyruvate hydratase, with translation MAVIDDVYALEILDSRGNPTIQVTVVLDSGAYGTAAVPSGASTGAHEAIELRDKDPIRFGGKGVLKAVSNVNEIIAETILGENVNSQRELDQILLELDGTPNKSNLGANAILGVSLAFAHAMAADLNLPLYMYLGGAIARTLPVPMMNILNGGKHADNSTDMQEFMIMPIGASSFSEALRWGSEVYHALKKDLDNRGFNTNIGDEGGFAPSLDSNKTAIEAILRAIENAGYTPGEQIVIALDPAATELYQGGQYHLKKEGEVLTSSEMVDFWQEWIRQYPIVSIEDGLAEDDWEGWTQLTEAIGNSVQLVGDDLFVTNTDRIREGIARRAANSVLIKPNQIGTLTETIEAVELAHKAGWTAIMSHRSGETEDTTIADLAVALGTGQIKTGAPARGERTAKYNRLLRIEHELGDDAIYAGWSALRRKDLLSR, from the coding sequence ATGGCAGTAATAGATGACGTATACGCACTGGAGATTTTGGATTCCAGAGGTAATCCAACTATTCAAGTAACCGTAGTTCTTGATAGTGGGGCCTACGGCACAGCTGCTGTTCCATCAGGGGCATCCACTGGTGCACACGAGGCCATAGAGCTACGTGATAAAGATCCGATTCGCTTTGGTGGCAAAGGGGTGCTTAAGGCCGTATCTAACGTGAACGAGATCATAGCCGAGACCATACTGGGAGAGAACGTCAACTCTCAAAGAGAACTAGACCAGATACTACTAGAACTGGATGGTACCCCCAACAAATCCAATCTGGGCGCTAACGCTATTCTTGGCGTTAGCCTTGCATTTGCACACGCTATGGCAGCAGATCTTAATCTACCTCTATATATGTATCTCGGAGGCGCCATAGCCAGGACTCTCCCTGTGCCAATGATGAATATACTTAATGGTGGTAAGCACGCGGACAACAGCACAGACATGCAGGAATTCATGATCATGCCCATCGGTGCTTCCTCCTTCTCAGAAGCGCTGAGGTGGGGTTCTGAGGTGTATCATGCTCTCAAGAAGGACCTTGATAACAGAGGATTCAATACCAACATAGGCGATGAGGGTGGCTTTGCTCCTTCGCTGGACTCCAACAAAACTGCTATAGAGGCCATTCTTAGGGCAATAGAGAACGCTGGATACACTCCTGGAGAGCAAATAGTTATAGCTCTGGATCCCGCAGCTACAGAGCTTTATCAAGGTGGACAGTATCACCTCAAGAAAGAAGGCGAAGTTCTCACTAGCTCTGAAATGGTAGACTTCTGGCAAGAGTGGATAAGACAATACCCGATAGTCTCAATAGAAGACGGGCTTGCTGAAGATGATTGGGAGGGCTGGACACAGCTCACCGAGGCCATAGGTAACAGCGTACAACTAGTCGGAGACGACCTTTTCGTAACTAATACAGATCGCATCAGGGAAGGGATAGCTCGAAGAGCTGCTAATAGTGTACTGATCAAACCTAACCAGATAGGTACCCTTACTGAGACTATAGAAGCCGTGGAGCTTGCCCATAAGGCTGGCTGGACTGCGATAATGTCTCATCGTAGCGGAGAAACCGAAGATACAACCATAGCAGATCTAGCAGTAGCTCTTGGGACAGGACAAATCAAGACTGGAGCGCCTGCCAGGGGTGAAAGAACAGCCAAGTATAATCGCCTACTCCGAATTGAGCACGAACTTGGTGATGATGCTATTTACGCCGGATGGTCTGCTCTTCGAAGGAAGGATTTACTGTCTCGCTAA
- the gatC gene encoding Asp-tRNA(Asn)/Glu-tRNA(Gln) amidotransferase subunit GatC, with amino-acid sequence MGLSSEQVLHISRLARLGLTDAEVELFRDQLSSIIEHVNKLSELDTEAIPPTAQVIELLDVFAKDEPSTSYSTDEMLANAPEKEENCFKVITVLGYET; translated from the coding sequence ATGGGGCTTAGTAGTGAGCAGGTATTACACATTTCCAGATTGGCTCGCTTGGGCCTGACGGATGCCGAGGTAGAGCTTTTCCGTGATCAACTATCCTCGATAATTGAGCATGTAAATAAGCTTTCTGAGCTAGATACAGAAGCTATTCCTCCTACTGCTCAAGTCATTGAGCTTCTGGATGTCTTTGCTAAGGATGAGCCTTCAACTAGCTACTCCACGGATGAGATGCTAGCTAATGCACCAGAAAAAGAAGAAAACTGCTTCAAAGTTATAACGGTGTTGGGGTATGAAACATAG
- a CDS encoding FtsB family cell division protein encodes MLNLDLIRDRRSQIARLVLLLCAAYFALAFVAQAWKARNLNQVLVQERAKLEQQEARNRELQEQLEMLSGKEYSVYVERVAREKLGMVKPGDIPVFVVPNPQAPKRQQKVLTAGEEQTGTNRQSDIPVWRQWISVLLK; translated from the coding sequence TTGCTGAACCTAGACCTGATAAGAGATAGACGTTCTCAGATTGCCAGATTAGTCCTTCTGCTCTGTGCTGCTTACTTTGCTTTGGCCTTTGTTGCGCAGGCATGGAAGGCTAGGAACCTTAATCAGGTTCTGGTTCAAGAGAGGGCCAAGCTAGAACAGCAGGAGGCTAGGAACAGGGAGCTTCAAGAACAGCTGGAAATGTTGTCCGGGAAGGAATATTCCGTATACGTAGAGAGAGTAGCACGAGAAAAGCTAGGTATGGTGAAACCAGGCGACATTCCGGTATTTGTAGTTCCGAACCCACAAGCGCCTAAGCGACAACAAAAGGTGCTCACTGCAGGTGAAGAACAAACTGGTACAAACAGGCAATCTGATATACCAGTATGGCGGCAGTGGATTTCTGTACTCTTAAAGTAA
- a CDS encoding CinA family protein, which yields MANSISLAFQVYRMIGNLTLSVAESCTGGSLASSIVSIPGSSRFFLGGVVAYSNDIKIRILGVSERTISIHGAVSSACALEMANNVRKLMGADIALSTTGIAGPEGGTEEKPVGLVYVAISTPEGSWYIRRIWRGTRAQNIASTNAAALSLLIEYLAQKINPD from the coding sequence ATGGCTAATTCAATATCTCTTGCTTTTCAAGTTTACCGAATGATTGGGAATTTGACCCTCTCTGTAGCTGAGAGTTGTACCGGAGGATCACTGGCTTCGTCTATAGTATCGATTCCAGGTAGTTCCAGATTTTTTCTCGGTGGTGTAGTAGCTTATTCAAACGACATAAAGATTAGGATACTTGGTGTCTCGGAGCGTACAATTAGCATCCACGGTGCTGTCTCCTCGGCTTGTGCGCTTGAGATGGCTAATAACGTAAGAAAACTTATGGGTGCTGATATCGCCCTGTCGACTACCGGTATAGCCGGGCCTGAAGGCGGAACTGAAGAAAAACCAGTGGGTTTAGTGTATGTAGCAATATCTACACCTGAGGGATCTTGGTATATACGAAGGATTTGGCGAGGTACACGAGCCCAAAATATAGCATCCACTAACGCTGCAGCATTGAGCTTGCTAATAGAATATTTGGCCCAGAAAATAAATCCAGACTAG
- the rodA gene encoding rod shape-determining protein RodA, which yields MNSREEITTPWWRKFDWVLLLCTLALSSFGLVMIYSATSDPGPLTLNPLVIRQFIYLIVGLLFMSIMATVDYRFLLNWKWVIYGLVLFLLTLVFVIGHTAYGSTRWIDLGPFPLQPSELAKLLMVLVLAGFLCEKKRGERDLKRLIISICIIAPPTALVFLQPDLGTSMVLGAAWVSLVLFGGIPVKYLMRLFLLLIPFAVIGGRFLLKPYQIERIAIFLRPEDNPFGSGYNIIQATISVGSGGFWGQGFMSGSQSQLHYLRVQHTDFIASVIGEEFGFIGMMALLVVYGLLLWRIIRIASKARDKYGELIAVGVAAIILFQVFVNIGMNIQLMPVTGIPLPFISYGGSSLVTLLTSEGILQSIILRHKKVNL from the coding sequence TTGAACTCTCGCGAGGAGATCACAACTCCTTGGTGGCGTAAATTCGACTGGGTACTTCTGTTATGTACCTTGGCTCTTAGCTCTTTTGGACTTGTAATGATCTATAGTGCTACCAGCGACCCAGGGCCGCTGACTCTAAATCCCCTAGTGATTAGACAGTTTATATACCTGATAGTTGGTTTGCTCTTTATGAGCATAATGGCCACCGTAGATTACAGGTTCCTGCTCAACTGGAAATGGGTAATATATGGCTTGGTGCTTTTTCTCCTCACTTTGGTGTTTGTTATAGGCCATACGGCATACGGATCGACTAGGTGGATAGACCTAGGACCGTTCCCATTGCAACCTAGCGAGTTAGCCAAGCTGCTAATGGTCCTGGTATTAGCAGGGTTTCTTTGCGAGAAAAAAAGAGGTGAGCGGGACCTAAAGCGCTTGATAATTTCTATATGTATTATTGCTCCCCCAACAGCCCTGGTGTTCCTACAGCCGGATTTAGGTACTTCGATGGTGTTGGGAGCAGCGTGGGTATCTTTAGTGTTGTTTGGAGGCATACCTGTAAAGTACCTGATGAGGCTTTTCCTGCTCTTGATTCCATTTGCTGTGATTGGTGGTAGGTTCCTGCTCAAGCCCTACCAGATTGAGCGTATAGCTATATTTCTGAGACCAGAGGATAACCCTTTTGGCTCAGGATATAACATTATCCAGGCGACCATCAGTGTAGGATCTGGGGGATTTTGGGGACAAGGGTTCATGAGCGGATCTCAAAGTCAGTTGCACTATCTGAGAGTACAACACACAGATTTCATAGCATCTGTAATTGGGGAAGAGTTTGGATTTATTGGCATGATGGCATTACTAGTAGTCTACGGTCTTCTTCTTTGGAGGATTATAAGGATAGCCTCCAAGGCTCGAGACAAGTACGGTGAGTTGATAGCTGTAGGTGTTGCTGCAATCATACTATTTCAGGTTTTTGTAAACATAGGGATGAATATACAACTCATGCCAGTGACAGGTATACCTCTTCCCTTCATATCTTATGGAGGCAGCTCTCTAGTAACTTTGCTCACATCGGAAGGAATACTTCAAAGCATCATACTCAGGCATAAGAAAGTTAATCTGTAA